The segment GTTGGGATTGTTTGCTCACTTCTTGCATGGTATGTTTCTGCTGGCGAATTGATAAATGAATTTTATGGAAATAAGGTAATCCTATAATGAAAATAAATTATGCTTGCATTCCCTGTCTCTTAAAAAGGGTGATTTTTGAATCAAAACTTGTAGTTGATGAGGAAAAATTGCATTATATAATGAAGAAAGTTCTTGAAAAATTTTCAGAGATATATGATCCAAAAAGAAGCTCTGCAGAAATTGCAACAGAAATACATGCATTGGCTTATGAATTGATAGGAAAGGATCCCTATAAAAATTTAAAGGAGGAAAGCAATAGAATGGCTCTATCAATTTTACCAAAAGCAAAAAAAATCATAGAAAATAGCGAGAATAAACTTGAAAAAGCAATATTATGCTCAATAGTAGCAAATTCAATAGATTTTGGAATAGAAGGAAGTGCATCCTCTCCTCAGGAACTTTTTTCAAAATTCGAAGAATATTTAAACGAAGGATTTTACATAAATGATTTTGAAAAGATGGAAAAATATTTGAAAGGGAATATTCTATATTTTACAGATAACTGCGGGGAAATAGTCTTTGATAAAATTGTATGCGAGAAGTTAAAGGAATATGATGTCAGCATCTCTCTTGTATGCAAGAAATATCCAATATTAACAGATGCAACTTATGAAGATGCAATAAAAATTGGAATGCAAGATATTGTTGATGAAGTATTAACAACAGGAAAGTTTTCTGTTGGAGTGGATTTTTCTGGAATAAGTGAGAAATTGAAGACGAAATTGGGGGAGGCATCTATTATAATATGTAAGGGAATGGCAAATTATGAGGCATTTTCAGAAACAAGATACAAGCCAATAGCATATTTAATGAGGGTTAAATGCGAACCGATAGCAAAAAGTATAGGGGCAGAGAAATCGAAAAATATTTTAAAAATATATGAATAGGGAAGAGGTTAGGGATATCCCCCTATTTTTAAGCTCGGGTCGCCGAGCAACACCCATTCTTCAACTGTTTTGCAATCAATTGCATCTTTCATTGGGTCGCGAACTGTTATGTAGTCAGTTATTGCGGTTCCCCATGCTTCGCCCAGCATATTCTTTCCTTTTGACCCATACGCATGGAAGAATCTATCCTCAATAAATCCTCCAAAGTATTCTACTTCATCAGGTATTCCATTTTTGTTGTCATCATATCCTCCTCCCTGTCCATAGCCCAAGCCAGTATTTCCAAAAGTTGCTATTGCTCCTTTATTTGCCATCTTTACTAAATGCCAGCTGAAGCATTCATAGGTTGGCTGATATGTCCAAGGATTTTGTAAATCATCAAGAAGGCTTATGTTAAATTCGCTGTTGTGGCATCCCCCTATAACCACAATTGGCTGCATTTCTCCATTGCTCAATAAATCCATATTGTAAGTCATCAATCCATTTACCCATGGTCCCTCTCCATTTGTGAAGTGGGTTGCCCATGCAGTTGGGCTTCCATGTCCGTCCATTGCAACAAATCCAAAGCCAGTGCTGAAAGTTTTTATAACATTTACCCATGCAAACTTGCCAGCAAAATAGTTTGGTTCAGCATATCCATAGGTAAGGGTTCCATCAGATACATAAAGGCTTGTTTTAACAAATTTATCTGCCATATAATTATCATAGAACCATGAAGTAGATACCTCTCCTTCAAAAACATCATTTCCTCCAAAAGTATCTCCTCCAATTAAAAGCATTTTATTGAACCATTCCTTGCCATATGCATTGTTTTCATAATTAATTATCTTGTCAATCAAATTCTGCAATTCCTTCAAGCTTCTGCAAGCAAGCCTTCCAACATATACATCCGGAGCCAAATCAAGCTTGTCCTTTCCATATTTAAATGACCACGCCCCAAAAATGCCATCGCCGTTTGTATCCCATGATGAAAATGTGCCATTCGCATTATATATATCTGCAAAATATAAGTCGCTTAAATAGCCGAATTCTGCTTGATCATCAAGTGCAGCATATCTTACAGGACAATACCATAGCTCATCATTGCTTGTTGTTGCTCCATCCATTCCCCAGTTACCTGTAAAGTAAGATTTTTTACCCCCCACAAGCATAACATATTTTATACCATATTCTTCAAGCATATCTTTTATGAAATATTTAACCTTCTCAGCTCCATCCCTTCCCTCATAACTGGAATAAATGTTCTCTACTTTCTCAGAAATTACCCTCAAGCCTTTTTCTTCTTTGTGCTGAATTAACCTCACTATTTCATTTTCCCATTCAGAAGGATATATTATCAGCAAATCTTTTTCACTTTCTGAAATTACATTGCTTGGTTTATAATCAACTTTTATTTCAAAATCATTTGCTATCTCAACCATATTTTCTTTTGCAATGTATCTT is part of the Thermoplasmatales archaeon genome and harbors:
- a CDS encoding DUF89 family protein; protein product: MKINYACIPCLLKRVIFESKLVVDEEKLHYIMKKVLEKFSEIYDPKRSSAEIATEIHALAYELIGKDPYKNLKEESNRMALSILPKAKKIIENSENKLEKAILCSIVANSIDFGIEGSASSPQELFSKFEEYLNEGFYINDFEKMEKYLKGNILYFTDNCGEIVFDKIVCEKLKEYDVSISLVCKKYPILTDATYEDAIKIGMQDIVDEVLTTGKFSVGVDFSGISEKLKTKLGEASIIICKGMANYEAFSETRYKPIAYLMRVKCEPIAKSIGAEKSKNILKIYE